A single window of uncultured Sunxiuqinia sp. DNA harbors:
- a CDS encoding glycoside hydrolase family 27 protein → MKSISLLLLSCLTISVLSCKNESKTNSEPFKQGEFKNWAQTPPMGWNSWDCYGPTVEEPEVKANTDYMAENLKEYGWEYIVVDIRWFVENDKAGGYNQTDPRYVIDEYGRYLPAVNRFPSAVNGKGFQELANYIHNKDLKFGIHIMRGIPKVAVENKLPIKGTGGITADQIYSTELQCPWLRDNYTIVADKPGAQEYYNSIFDMYADWGVDFVKVDDLSRPYHQSEIELIRNAIDQCGRPIVLSTSPGETPIEAADHVKEHANMWRMVDDVWDTWPHITHLMDVCQKWYPYIALGTWPDCDMIPLGRISIRGERGEDRMTRLTKEEQYTLMTLFMIFKSPLMFGGDLPSNDDFTLSLLTNEEVLKMHREGTDVRQIFQKDGKGAITSHNPTTGEVYLALFNMSDSESTVEVSVSFDELGLSGSQEVTNLWTGEKLDPIEGSFVRGLAAHESILVKLAN, encoded by the coding sequence ATGAAATCAATAAGTCTTTTACTATTGAGTTGTTTAACAATATCGGTTTTGTCCTGCAAAAACGAAAGCAAAACCAATAGTGAACCGTTTAAACAAGGAGAGTTTAAAAACTGGGCGCAAACCCCACCAATGGGTTGGAACAGTTGGGATTGCTACGGACCAACTGTTGAAGAACCGGAGGTGAAAGCCAATACTGATTACATGGCTGAGAACTTGAAGGAATACGGATGGGAATACATTGTGGTGGACATTCGTTGGTTTGTAGAGAACGACAAAGCTGGAGGCTACAACCAAACCGATCCGCGTTATGTCATCGACGAATATGGTCGTTACCTACCTGCCGTCAACCGTTTTCCATCGGCTGTTAATGGCAAGGGATTTCAGGAATTGGCTAACTATATCCATAATAAAGACTTAAAGTTCGGTATTCACATCATGCGTGGAATCCCTAAAGTGGCCGTTGAAAATAAGTTGCCTATTAAGGGAACAGGTGGGATTACCGCTGATCAGATTTACTCAACTGAGTTGCAATGTCCTTGGTTGAGGGATAACTACACCATTGTCGCAGATAAACCCGGTGCCCAGGAGTATTACAATTCTATTTTTGATATGTATGCCGATTGGGGAGTCGATTTTGTAAAAGTCGATGATCTTTCTCGTCCTTATCATCAGAGTGAAATTGAGCTAATTCGCAATGCTATTGATCAATGTGGCCGTCCAATCGTGTTGAGTACTTCGCCGGGAGAAACCCCCATTGAAGCAGCTGATCATGTGAAAGAGCACGCAAACATGTGGCGCATGGTTGACGACGTTTGGGACACTTGGCCACACATTACGCACTTGATGGATGTATGCCAGAAGTGGTATCCGTATATAGCACTAGGTACCTGGCCTGATTGCGATATGATTCCTTTGGGGCGGATTTCTATCCGTGGTGAGCGTGGAGAAGACCGTATGACTCGATTGACAAAAGAAGAGCAATATACCTTGATGACATTGTTTATGATTTTTAAATCTCCGTTGATGTTTGGTGGTGACTTACCAAGCAACGATGATTTTACCCTTTCGCTGTTAACAAACGAGGAAGTATTGAAGATGCATCGCGAAGGAACTGATGTACGACAGATTTTTCAAAAAGATGGAAAAGGCGCCATTACATCGCACAATCCAACGACTGGGGAAGTTTACCTGGCTCTGTTCAATATGTCTGATAGCGAATCGACGGTTGAAGTGTCTGTATCCTTTGATGAGCTAGGTTTATCCGGAAGTCAGGAAGTAACTAACTTATGGACTGGTGAAAAACTAGATCCGATAGAAGGATCATTTGTCCGGGGATTAGCTGCACACGAAAGCATTTTGGTTAAGTTAGCGAACTAG
- a CDS encoding RNA polymerase sigma-70 factor — protein MKRLESLTEEELVISLRSNSQDAFKQLFDRYSQKLFHFSRSYLKSDFESEEIVQEVFIKIWENRGNLKSDKSFKSYLFTIAFNAIKKHFNKKMREEKYKHELFEWLIQSSPDLETRTEFEKLIEKLDHLIDQFPPKRKIIFLRRKKEGKSISEIAQEMGISPKTVKNQITAGMNSLKKSFTEEDFSTVLFYFLFIS, from the coding sequence ATGAAGCGTTTGGAGTCTCTTACCGAAGAAGAATTGGTTATTTCTTTAAGAAGTAACTCACAAGATGCATTTAAACAATTGTTTGATCGGTATAGCCAAAAGCTGTTTCATTTTTCACGATCCTACCTTAAATCAGATTTTGAATCAGAAGAGATTGTACAGGAGGTATTCATAAAAATATGGGAGAATAGAGGAAATTTAAAAAGTGATAAATCCTTTAAATCATACCTGTTTACGATTGCTTTTAATGCCATAAAAAAGCATTTTAATAAAAAGATGCGTGAGGAAAAGTACAAGCACGAGCTGTTTGAATGGTTAATTCAGAGTTCGCCTGATTTGGAAACCCGAACTGAATTTGAAAAGCTAATTGAAAAATTAGATCATTTAATTGATCAATTTCCTCCGAAGCGAAAGATCATATTTCTTCGTCGAAAAAAAGAAGGGAAGTCAATTAGCGAAATTGCCCAAGAAATGGGTATTTCTCCTAAGACCGTTAAAAATCAAATAACTGCTGGGATGAATTCACTGAAAAAGTCTTTTACGGAAGAAGATTTCTCCACCGTGCTTTTCTATTTTTTGTTTATTTCATAA
- a CDS encoding FecR domain-containing protein: MKEKVDSGVIKKYRSGRYSFRDLKKLASWFQDSEKHENLQSNMREEWNDFNLQPTDLQKDLSSVYLNVESKINSDKKAVNFKDRFFHIYLRVAAVLLIPLLIYSSIVTSQQKSVEELELSWVEVNAPYGTRTLLNLPDGTEVTLNSGSQLKYLADFKHDRKLKIEGEAYFDVVHDSASPFVVHTDFMDVKVLGTKFSVASVEGENTIDVILEEGKVQLTGDQNSFSEVLTKDESFVFDKVAHTGKIKKVDARYLTSWKDGYLVFRKEPLDKVMQRLGRWYNVQFQIEDPEVEDFKYRATFHDEPLEEVLRLIALTAPISYEIKEREINASDEYEPKIVIIKLEKQD; this comes from the coding sequence ATGAAAGAAAAAGTAGACAGCGGTGTCATCAAAAAATATAGAAGTGGACGATACTCATTTCGTGATTTGAAGAAACTTGCTTCGTGGTTTCAGGATAGCGAAAAGCATGAAAATTTACAATCGAACATGCGCGAAGAGTGGAACGATTTTAATCTTCAGCCCACCGATCTTCAAAAAGATCTTTCATCTGTGTATCTGAATGTTGAGAGCAAAATAAATTCCGATAAAAAAGCGGTAAACTTCAAAGATCGTTTTTTCCATATTTATTTACGGGTGGCTGCGGTTTTATTAATTCCGTTGCTTATTTATTCCTCTATTGTCACCTCCCAACAAAAATCAGTAGAGGAACTGGAGCTAAGTTGGGTTGAAGTAAATGCACCTTACGGAACCCGAACATTGTTAAACTTACCAGATGGTACTGAAGTAACCTTAAATAGTGGTTCACAGTTAAAATATCTGGCTGATTTTAAACATGACAGAAAGTTGAAAATCGAAGGAGAAGCCTACTTTGATGTTGTTCACGATTCTGCTTCTCCGTTTGTTGTTCACACCGATTTTATGGATGTAAAAGTACTGGGAACAAAGTTTAGTGTTGCCTCTGTTGAGGGCGAAAATACGATTGATGTAATTTTGGAAGAAGGAAAGGTTCAATTAACGGGTGACCAAAATTCATTCTCAGAGGTACTTACCAAAGACGAAAGCTTTGTATTTGATAAAGTAGCTCACACAGGAAAAATAAAAAAGGTCGACGCTAGATATTTAACCTCATGGAAAGATGGTTACCTGGTATTTAGAAAAGAACCCTTAGATAAAGTAATGCAGCGGCTTGGCAGGTGGTACAACGTCCAATTTCAAATTGAAGACCCCGAAGTAGAAGATTTTAAATATCGGGCAACATTTCATGATGAGCCCTTGGAAGAGGTGCTAAGATTAATTGCATTAACTGCTCCAATTAGCTACGAAATAAAAGAACGAGAAATAAATGCTAGTGATGAATACGAACCCAAAATAGTAATAATCAAACTCGAAAAACAAGACTAA
- a CDS encoding TonB-dependent receptor yields the protein MKKNPKRWVLPRHALKKGLQMMKCSLILYFLGIIQVFALDTYSQQTKFSMYFEGTRLESVLNEIENQSEYYFLYNQDYVDVDQVVTINVKDRRIEELLNSLLETTAIEFEIFNRQIVLTEKEEFLRQQQKTITGKVTDSNDLPLPGVTVVIKGSTVGTITNLDGEYQISEVPTNSTLVFSFVGLKTQEIPVEGRSAIDVTMVEDAIGLDEVVAIGYGTVRKRDLTGSVVSVGADKLEERPYSNAMQALSGQVSGVQITQTQGAPGIAPTVKVRGASSINAGTTPLYVVDGIPLEDNTSNSTSTGASSGSNMDFNRNPLNYINPNDIESIEILKDASSAAIYGSRGANGVVLITTKQGKAGETKVEANYEFGISRVNRKTEMMDAKQFIEFQTAARNNSWATIVANDPNATRGNNVTVPVEFSDSEWLNRIGNGTDWQDVLFRTAQSHNIQLSASGGNEKTQFMVSAGFLDSEGVVDQNTYSRINIRSNVRHKFNDKSRIGLNIGLSRAQEAPYGTSGKSDVTSLALQSNPIFPLYVETGSLGFKDPESIWNTFVKYGLQLWHPYSLTREADKKKVMNVVTASSYFEYDVLKDLTFKTSMSTNVENTFYNFYWNEGQNWGYSGWVPATADFITLQSYNWVWENTLNYNKTFSEVHDLSVLAGYSIQEQRTDYSNMRASSFPNDLVHTLNAGVVNNGNTSAQDWSLISYLARTNYSYKGKYLVTAAVRADGSSRFGSNNLWGYFPSGSVAWRMSEEAFLQSTSWLDNLKVRLSYGATGNNQIPNYGAIGILGYSPYVAGDNVEQGLSTETFADKNLKWEKTGQINFGVDMSILNQRVNFSGDIYYSKTRDLLLDVPIPILTGFSSTLTNVGELENKGFEVNINTRNIDRKFKWMTDFNIFANRNKVLKLGENDAPIDINVSSMTSRTVVGKPIGMYYGYVIDGVIMSQAELNSNEYPVWPGSEPGDPRVKDVSGDGKIDSEDRTFLGNYQPTFQWGMTNTWSYEGIELSVMLRGSHGAEILNHNARYLKSGVGGGNRNMYEVVSNFWRSESNPGNGEIPKPRMLPTTVRDFGSSYWVEDGSFVRIQNIRIGYNLPQRMAQKLNVGGVKFYVNMENVYVFSDYLGYDPEGSTYQTGVLVGFDYGAYPNPFTATAGVNITF from the coding sequence ATGAAAAAAAATCCAAAACGATGGGTATTGCCCAGGCATGCTCTGAAAAAAGGTTTGCAAATGATGAAATGCAGTTTAATTCTCTATTTTCTTGGAATAATCCAGGTTTTTGCATTGGACACTTATTCCCAACAAACCAAGTTTTCGATGTACTTTGAAGGTACAAGACTGGAAAGCGTCTTAAACGAAATCGAAAATCAAAGTGAATACTATTTTCTGTACAATCAGGATTATGTCGATGTTGATCAGGTCGTAACTATCAATGTAAAGGATCGCCGCATTGAGGAGCTTCTTAATAGCTTGCTCGAAACGACAGCTATTGAGTTCGAAATATTCAATCGACAAATTGTACTTACCGAAAAGGAAGAATTTTTGAGGCAGCAACAAAAAACAATTACCGGTAAGGTGACTGATTCAAATGATCTGCCACTGCCGGGAGTTACAGTAGTTATTAAAGGCTCAACAGTTGGAACGATTACTAATCTTGATGGAGAGTACCAAATATCGGAAGTGCCAACAAACTCGACTTTAGTTTTCTCTTTTGTTGGGTTAAAAACTCAGGAAATCCCAGTTGAAGGTCGATCTGCAATTGATGTTACAATGGTTGAAGATGCCATTGGACTGGATGAAGTTGTAGCTATTGGGTATGGTACTGTACGCAAACGAGATCTCACAGGTTCGGTTGTTTCCGTGGGAGCAGATAAGCTGGAAGAACGTCCATACAGCAATGCTATGCAAGCATTATCTGGTCAGGTTTCGGGTGTTCAGATTACGCAAACACAGGGAGCTCCGGGGATCGCACCAACGGTTAAAGTTCGTGGTGCCTCATCAATAAATGCAGGTACTACGCCTTTGTATGTTGTCGATGGAATACCACTGGAAGATAACACGTCTAACTCAACTTCAACAGGAGCGAGTTCTGGAAGTAATATGGATTTTAACCGAAATCCATTGAATTATATTAATCCGAACGATATCGAATCTATTGAAATATTGAAAGACGCTTCATCGGCAGCTATTTATGGTTCTCGTGGGGCAAATGGTGTTGTGCTGATTACAACCAAGCAGGGTAAAGCCGGAGAAACTAAAGTTGAAGCAAATTATGAGTTCGGTATTTCAAGAGTCAATCGCAAGACCGAGATGATGGATGCCAAACAATTTATCGAGTTTCAGACAGCCGCCAGAAATAACTCTTGGGCAACAATTGTTGCTAATGATCCGAATGCAACCAGAGGTAACAACGTAACTGTTCCTGTTGAATTTTCTGATTCTGAGTGGCTTAATCGTATTGGGAATGGTACCGATTGGCAAGATGTTCTTTTCAGAACTGCACAGTCCCACAATATTCAATTATCGGCTTCAGGGGGTAATGAAAAGACACAATTCATGGTGTCAGCAGGTTTCCTGGATTCAGAAGGAGTTGTTGACCAAAACACCTACAGTCGCATAAACATTCGATCAAATGTAAGGCATAAGTTTAATGATAAATCTCGCATTGGTCTTAATATAGGACTTAGCAGAGCGCAGGAAGCTCCTTATGGAACATCTGGAAAATCGGATGTAACAAGTTTAGCTTTACAAAGTAACCCGATTTTCCCACTTTATGTAGAAACAGGAAGCCTTGGATTCAAAGATCCCGAGTCAATCTGGAATACCTTTGTAAAATATGGTCTTCAGTTGTGGCACCCCTATTCTTTAACTCGTGAAGCTGATAAAAAGAAGGTCATGAATGTTGTGACTGCGAGCTCATATTTTGAATATGATGTCTTAAAAGATTTAACGTTCAAAACATCAATGAGTACCAATGTAGAAAATACGTTTTACAATTTCTATTGGAATGAAGGTCAGAACTGGGGATATTCAGGGTGGGTTCCGGCAACGGCCGATTTTATTACACTTCAATCCTATAACTGGGTGTGGGAAAATACGTTAAATTATAACAAAACTTTTAGTGAAGTTCATGATTTAAGTGTCCTGGCAGGTTATAGTATTCAGGAGCAACGTACTGACTATAGCAATATGCGAGCCAGTAGTTTCCCGAATGACCTGGTTCACACCTTGAATGCAGGGGTGGTTAATAACGGGAATACCTCAGCTCAGGACTGGTCATTGATTTCCTATTTGGCGCGTACCAATTATTCCTATAAAGGGAAGTACCTTGTTACAGCAGCTGTTCGAGCTGATGGTTCATCTCGATTTGGTTCCAATAATCTTTGGGGATATTTTCCTTCCGGATCGGTCGCTTGGCGTATGTCAGAAGAAGCATTTTTACAATCGACATCTTGGTTGGATAATCTGAAAGTTCGATTAAGTTATGGCGCGACTGGTAATAACCAAATCCCGAACTACGGAGCGATTGGTATTTTAGGTTACTCGCCTTATGTTGCTGGCGATAATGTCGAGCAAGGGCTTAGCACTGAAACTTTTGCGGATAAAAATTTAAAGTGGGAAAAGACAGGCCAAATAAACTTCGGTGTTGATATGAGCATCCTCAATCAACGGGTAAATTTTTCTGGAGATATCTATTATTCTAAAACACGCGACCTATTGCTTGATGTTCCAATCCCAATCCTAACCGGATTCTCTTCAACCTTAACGAATGTTGGTGAACTGGAAAACAAAGGTTTTGAAGTAAATATCAATACGCGTAATATCGATCGTAAATTTAAGTGGATGACTGATTTTAACATTTTTGCAAATCGCAATAAAGTGCTAAAGTTGGGTGAAAACGATGCGCCAATTGATATTAATGTAAGTAGTATGACATCGCGTACAGTTGTTGGTAAGCCAATTGGTATGTACTATGGCTATGTAATCGATGGCGTAATTATGTCTCAAGCAGAATTGAACAGTAATGAATATCCGGTATGGCCAGGTAGCGAACCCGGTGATCCCAGAGTTAAAGATGTTAGCGGAGATGGTAAAATTGATTCTGAAGACCGAACATTTTTAGGAAATTATCAACCAACATTTCAATGGGGGATGACCAATACCTGGTCTTATGAAGGAATTGAATTGTCAGTAATGCTTAGAGGCTCGCATGGAGCTGAAATACTAAACCATAATGCCCGCTATCTAAAATCAGGAGTTGGAGGTGGTAACCGAAACATGTATGAAGTTGTTTCAAACTTCTGGAGGTCTGAATCGAATCCGGGTAATGGTGAAATACCTAAACCTCGTATGCTACCGACTACTGTTCGTGACTTTGGCTCGAGCTATTGGGTTGAAGACGGATCGTTCGTTCGTATACAAAATATTCGAATTGGCTATAACTTACCACAGCGAATGGCTCAGAAGCTAAACGTAGGCGGAGTAAAATTCTATGTGAATATGGAAAATGTATATGTATTCTCTGACTACCTAGGATATGACCCGGAAGGAAGTACCTATCAAACCGGCGTTTTAGTAGGCTTTGATTATGGCGCCTATCCAAATCCGTTTACAGCTACAGCCGGAGTTAATATTACATTTTAA